A DNA window from Rhodocyclaceae bacterium contains the following coding sequences:
- a CDS encoding GNAT family N-acetyltransferase codes for MSDVRISNDQAELDVEVIHRFLSEESHWARGISLDLVRRSIAHSINFGLFIGDAQVGYARVVTDYAGFAWLQDVFVLKSHRGRGLSRTLVAAVVAHPALRDVRRFMLVSSTARGLYEKFGFTAPARPEIIMERTVPT; via the coding sequence ATGAGCGACGTCCGCATATCCAACGACCAGGCCGAACTCGACGTCGAGGTCATCCATCGATTCCTGTCGGAGGAATCGCACTGGGCGCGCGGCATATCCCTTGACCTGGTCCGCAGGAGCATCGCGCATTCGATCAACTTCGGACTGTTCATTGGTGACGCGCAGGTCGGCTACGCAAGGGTCGTGACCGACTACGCCGGCTTTGCATGGCTGCAGGACGTGTTCGTGCTCAAGTCCCATCGAGGTCGAGGCCTGAGCCGCACCCTCGTCGCCGCCGTCGTAGCACACCCGGCATTGCGGGACGTACGGCGCTTCATGCTGGTCAGCAGCACGGCACGCGGGCTGTACGAGAAGTTCGGGTTCACGGCTCCCGCAAGGCCGGAGATCATCATGGAGCGTACCGTACCCACATGA
- a CDS encoding tripartite tricarboxylate transporter substrate binding protein — MHGGRRDAFSRLALAAGSLAGLPVLAHAQAPGAAFPSRPIRLVSSGVAGGLTDSVARIAAERMTTSPGMRGQPVIVDNRPGAGGIISMMVVAKSTPDGYSIKIADIGSTSIIPALHRKPPYITLRDFEPVTLIGTTPLFLAVSASLGVSTFPELVALAKAKPGALSYGSSGVGSIHHLATETMKQQLGVDLVHVAYKGSSQSTPALLNGEIQVLFSTIAQVAGHVAAGRVRLVAVASPERSHQARAVPTLAELGYKELTFVPSVGALAPVGTPAPIVRALADEMRKALTHPDSLQRYERIGIDVVASTPEAYAATLKSDVVSYLRAVKASGASVD; from the coding sequence ATGCACGGCGGTCGCCGAGACGCGTTCTCCAGGCTCGCGCTGGCTGCTGGCAGCCTGGCCGGCCTGCCAGTGCTTGCCCACGCGCAGGCACCGGGCGCGGCGTTCCCTTCGCGGCCGATTCGCCTGGTGTCGTCGGGCGTGGCGGGCGGGCTGACCGACAGCGTCGCACGCATCGCGGCGGAGCGGATGACGACCAGCCCGGGCATGCGCGGGCAGCCGGTGATCGTAGACAACCGGCCGGGGGCCGGCGGCATCATCAGCATGATGGTGGTGGCGAAGAGCACGCCGGACGGCTACTCGATCAAGATCGCGGACATCGGTTCCACGTCCATCATCCCTGCGCTGCATCGCAAGCCGCCATACATAACGCTGCGCGACTTCGAGCCGGTGACGCTGATAGGTACCACGCCGCTATTCCTGGCGGTCAGCGCTTCGCTCGGCGTATCGACCTTCCCCGAACTGGTGGCGCTGGCGAAAGCGAAGCCCGGCGCACTGTCCTATGGATCGTCCGGCGTGGGTAGCATCCACCACCTGGCTACCGAGACGATGAAGCAGCAACTGGGCGTCGACCTGGTGCATGTCGCGTACAAGGGCAGCAGCCAATCGACGCCAGCGCTGCTCAACGGCGAGATCCAGGTGCTGTTCAGCACCATCGCACAGGTGGCGGGGCATGTCGCCGCGGGCAGGGTCCGACTGGTCGCGGTGGCCAGCCCGGAGCGCTCGCACCAGGCACGCGCGGTGCCGACGCTGGCCGAGCTCGGCTACAAGGAGCTCACGTTCGTGCCGTCGGTCGGCGCGCTGGCGCCGGTGGGCACGCCTGCGCCGATCGTGCGCGCGCTCGCCGACGAGATGCGCAAGGCGCTCACGCATCCGGATTCGCTGCAGCGCTACGAGCGGATCGGCATCGACGTGGTCGCATCGACGCCAGAGGCCTATGCCGCGACCCTGAAATCGGACGTGGTCTCCTATTTACGGGCCGTGAAGGCGTCGGGTGCCTCGGTCGATTGA
- a CDS encoding formate/nitrite transporter family protein produces MPLREAFWRAILCNVLVCLAVWMAAAGRSVTDTSVAIVPPVTAFVRQLVVVIAGNLVGGSVLVALVYHLVHRRGQPA; encoded by the coding sequence ATGCCGCTGCGGGAGGCCTTCTGGCGCGCGATCCTGTGCAACGTACTGGTCTGCCTCGCGGTGTGGATGGCCGCGGCCGGGCGCTCGGTGACCGACACGTCGGTGGCGATCGTGCCACCGGTCACCGCATTCGTGCGGCAACTGGTCGTGGTAATTGCCGGCAACCTCGTCGGCGGTAGCGTGCTGGTGGCGCTCGTCTACCACCTCGTCCACCGCCGCGGGCAGCCGGCGTGA
- a CDS encoding CidA/LrgA family protein — MIRGLVTLLVFQGLGEVIARALSLPLPGPVVGLCLLLAALHLRGRVDPDLDLVASGFCTHLGLLFVPAAVGVVMFLPELREHGLIVGAILAISVVLAMAAAALVLRAVRGPRSRASRPSP, encoded by the coding sequence GTGATCCGCGGACTGGTCACGCTGCTCGTCTTCCAGGGTCTGGGCGAGGTGATCGCGCGGGCGCTGTCGCTGCCGTTACCCGGCCCGGTGGTCGGGCTGTGCCTGCTGCTGGCCGCGCTGCACCTGCGCGGCCGGGTCGACCCGGACCTCGATCTCGTCGCCTCCGGCTTCTGCACCCATCTCGGCCTGCTGTTCGTGCCCGCGGCCGTGGGCGTGGTGATGTTCCTGCCGGAACTGCGCGAGCACGGGCTCATCGTCGGCGCGATTCTCGCGATCAGCGTCGTGCTGGCCATGGCCGCCGCGGCGCTGGTGCTGCGCGCGGTTCGCGGTCCTCGATCGCGAGCGAGCCGGCCCTCGCCGTGA
- a CDS encoding LrgB family protein codes for MASEPALAVIGAPLVELREIWVYLTGTPLLSLVPALLALACGGAVSIASSVGLATFAGLPPELVAPFYAKSVTAPIAMGVAETIGASPTLTAVYSVCTGILGAILARYVLDALRVVPWWQRGLAVGVAAHGIGTSRAFSVSPEAGAFASLGMGLHGIAGALVIPWLV; via the coding sequence ATCGCGAGCGAGCCGGCCCTCGCCGTGATCGGCGCGCCGCTGGTGGAACTGCGCGAGATCTGGGTCTACCTGACCGGCACCCCCCTGCTGTCGCTGGTGCCCGCGCTGCTCGCGCTCGCCTGCGGCGGGGCGGTGTCGATCGCGAGCAGCGTCGGGCTCGCCACATTCGCCGGGTTGCCCCCGGAACTGGTCGCGCCCTTCTACGCGAAGTCGGTGACCGCGCCGATCGCGATGGGGGTAGCGGAGACGATCGGAGCCTCGCCGACGCTTACCGCGGTCTACTCGGTGTGCACCGGCATTCTTGGCGCGATCCTCGCGCGCTATGTTCTCGATGCGCTGCGCGTCGTGCCCTGGTGGCAGCGCGGGCTGGCCGTGGGCGTGGCCGCGCACGGGATCGGCACGTCCCGGGCCTTCTCCGTCAGTCCCGAAGCCGGCGCCTTCGCCAGCCTGGGGATGGGACTGCACGGCATCGCCGGGGCGCTGGTGATCCCCTGGCTGGTGTAG
- a CDS encoding META domain-containing protein yields the protein MDPARLDGAWRLRETGGVAVPGTRAELVFTSARGELHGSDGCNRLAGRYTLEAGRLTTRTASTRMACLSEPEAATSRTLGLLLGGGAEAMEVSLPDGGRGLLLRAGGEQALFERRPQP from the coding sequence ATGGATCCCGCGCGCCTGGACGGCGCATGGAGACTGCGCGAGACCGGCGGGGTCGCTGTCCCCGGTACCCGCGCCGAACTGGTCTTCACGTCGGCCCGCGGCGAACTCCACGGATCGGATGGCTGCAACCGGCTGGCAGGCCGCTACACGCTGGAGGCCGGCCGGCTCACCACGAGGACTGCCTCCACGCGCATGGCCTGCCTGTCCGAGCCCGAGGCCGCGACCAGCCGAACGCTCGGCCTGCTGCTCGGTGGCGGCGCCGAGGCGATGGAGGTTAGCCTGCCCGACGGCGGGCGCGGGCTGCTGCTGCGCGCCGGCGGCGAACAGGCGCTGTTCGAGCGTCGGCCGCAGCCCTGA